From Schistocerca americana isolate TAMUIC-IGC-003095 chromosome 11, iqSchAmer2.1, whole genome shotgun sequence, the proteins below share one genomic window:
- the LOC124553229 gene encoding zinc finger protein 708-like, with amino-acid sequence MNVMWMRGHISVISVVRPLRNVVISNPHKCGVCGKCFGHAGNLKIHAIIDTGERPHKCGVCGKYFTHSTDLRYPILIHTGKRPYKCPACEKSFIQRGNLKRQEIIHTGGETCIRSHTRHTKLKHIVRLLESS; translated from the exons ATGAATGTGATGTGGATGAGAGGTCACATAAGTGTCATATCTGTGGTACGTCCTTTACGCAACGTGGTCATCTCAAAC CCACATAAATGTGGTGTCTGTGGGAAATGCTTTGGTCATGCCGGTAATCTAAAAATTCATGCAATAATTGATACTGGTGAAAGACCACATAAATGTGGTGTCTGTGGGAAATATTTTACTCATTCCACTGATCTCAGATACCCCATATTAATTCATACTGGTAAAAGACCATATAAATGTCCTGCCTGTGAGAAGTCCTTTATTCAACGTGGTAATCTCAAACGTCAGGAAATAATTCATACTG GTGGAGAAACGTGTATTAGGTCACACACAAGACACACCAAATTAAAGCATATCGTTCGCCTACTTGAATCATCATAA